Proteins from one Candidatus Bathyarchaeota archaeon genomic window:
- a CDS encoding ATP-binding protein, whose amino-acid sequence MRVLTEFNVFDDMEGLFEARLKDVKTVVRSSRLREGEVTLSSQLATIEARFVYKVFDKLHNPCFIAIERQTSEGLTHLIYEVVGLRAIHFQMPGVESSIPKVIRLEILDRIKDGWEKSEETWIDIYAVPTGYKLDIEGGSLVFARTPLTPLPGADVRLLSDEAVRLFLCYEKGVEVGVLLGFNIGLKVNLVNLVRYHMGVFGFTGVGKSNLTAFLIRRALESVGDLKVIVFDIAGEYSIHLLDLLQTGLLYVSERSLLDIERLTQSQVIPETLEDKIDIQFLEMMFERLVNDGRLGFLSTAETRELTLGDVLETLQSTFDMRRSGAMAARRAYSELIRRLVVEKGLNESTTLQEIAEDDSCRDVFLDIMSRLSSSLSERAGLRSDVASIIDAFESPSGESSNGQATSPEELALRVWSGKSPPLTVVYIPEPIHARKTVSRFIERLLLLKKTRGLGSRVLIVLDEAQEYIPDRTRIDDWTERSNKAVEALLRQGRKYRAHCWLATQRVAHLNVNALQQLHSYFVSTLPRFYDRMVIADAFSLSYDVLEKTTTLDTGEWLFVSYKATRRKNVPVFIRTPNNEAILLKNLGLSN is encoded by the coding sequence ATGCGGGTCTTAACCGAGTTTAACGTTTTCGACGATATGGAGGGTTTATTCGAGGCTAGGCTTAAGGACGTTAAGACGGTCGTAAGGTCTTCTAGGCTTAGAGAGGGGGAAGTGACGTTATCGAGTCAGCTGGCTACCATAGAGGCTAGGTTTGTCTACAAGGTCTTCGACAAGCTTCATAATCCATGCTTCATAGCGATCGAGAGACAGACCTCTGAGGGGCTAACCCACCTCATATACGAGGTGGTCGGTTTAAGAGCTATACACTTCCAGATGCCCGGTGTCGAGTCTTCGATACCTAAAGTCATAAGGCTCGAGATACTCGACAGGATCAAAGACGGCTGGGAGAAGAGCGAGGAGACCTGGATAGATATCTACGCGGTGCCGACCGGGTATAAGCTGGACATCGAAGGAGGCTCTTTGGTATTCGCGAGAACTCCTTTAACACCTTTGCCGGGGGCGGATGTAAGGCTCCTCTCCGACGAGGCTGTTAGGCTGTTCTTGTGCTATGAGAAGGGTGTGGAGGTCGGTGTACTCCTCGGGTTTAACATAGGGTTGAAGGTTAACTTGGTGAACCTGGTCCGGTATCACATGGGTGTCTTCGGTTTCACAGGCGTCGGGAAATCGAACTTGACGGCTTTCCTGATAAGACGCGCCTTAGAGTCGGTCGGAGACCTTAAAGTCATCGTATTCGATATAGCGGGTGAATACTCTATTCATCTTCTCGACCTGCTTCAAACAGGTCTCCTATACGTCTCGGAGAGGAGCCTACTAGATATCGAGAGGCTAACCCAGTCTCAGGTGATACCGGAGACGCTCGAAGATAAGATAGACATCCAGTTTCTCGAGATGATGTTCGAAAGACTGGTAAACGACGGTAGATTAGGGTTTTTATCTACCGCTGAAACCCGTGAGCTCACGCTGGGCGACGTGCTCGAAACCCTTCAGAGCACGTTCGACATGAGAAGGTCTGGGGCGATGGCTGCTAGGAGGGCGTACAGTGAGCTCATCAGGAGGCTGGTCGTCGAGAAGGGTTTGAACGAGTCTACAACCCTACAGGAGATAGCTGAAGACGACTCTTGTAGAGATGTTTTCCTAGATATCATGAGCAGGCTGTCTTCAAGCCTCTCTGAGAGGGCGGGTCTCAGGTCGGACGTAGCGTCGATAATCGACGCGTTCGAATCCCCCTCCGGAGAATCTTCTAACGGTCAAGCGACGTCTCCTGAAGAACTCGCGCTGAGAGTATGGTCCGGTAAGTCTCCACCGCTCACGGTGGTGTACATACCTGAGCCGATACACGCCAGAAAGACCGTTTCAAGGTTCATCGAGAGGCTTCTGCTGCTTAAGAAGACTAGGGGATTAGGCTCTAGGGTACTCATCGTTTTGGACGAGGCTCAGGAGTACATACCTGATAGAACGCGTATAGACGACTGGACAGAACGGTCTAACAAGGCCGTCGAGGCCCTTCTGAGGCAGGGGCGTAAGTATCGGGCGCACTGCTGGCTGGCCACCCAGAGGGTCGCCCACCTGAACGTGAACGCTCTACAGCAGCTGCACAGCTACTTCGTCAGCACCCTGCCTAGGTTCTACGACCGGATGGTCATAGCGGATGCTTTCTCGCTCAGCTACGATGTTCTTGAGAAGACCACGACCCTAGATACTGGTGAGTGGCTGTTCGTATCGTATAAGGCAACCCGTAGGAAGAACGTGCCTGTGTTCATAAGAACCCCGAACAACGAGGCTATACTCTTGAAAAACCTGGGGCTTTCGAATTAA
- a CDS encoding restriction endonuclease translates to MTMTGEGLEERIARVAEKYGWEVELRKKHGKRIQDLVLTRRGIVLVIQVKDLSSPASPRDVAQTRKDADEYVRYLLEEVLGVMIVPVLVSRGISEKAMRKARSYGVRHYTPEELEELLK, encoded by the coding sequence TTGACTATGACTGGAGAGGGTCTTGAGGAGCGTATCGCCAGGGTCGCCGAGAAGTATGGGTGGGAGGTTGAGCTCAGGAAGAAACACGGTAAGCGTATCCAAGACCTAGTACTGACGAGGAGAGGGATCGTCCTAGTTATTCAGGTCAAGGACCTATCCTCCCCGGCTAGCCCAAGGGACGTCGCTCAGACCCGAAAGGACGCAGACGAGTATGTTAGATATCTTCTAGAGGAGGTTCTCGGGGTGATGATAGTCCCGGTGCTCGTCTCACGCGGGATATCTGAGAAGGCTATGCGAAAGGCGAGGTCCTACGGGGTCAGACACTACACACCTGAAGAGCTAGAGGAGCTTCTGAAATAA
- a CDS encoding DUF1854 domain-containing protein gives MNDELKAIDPKTVKVLKAGLDTVDVSVNGKLYSNVIPRKPFPLSHPEMVLLCTEDEGEIGVIEDYRKLNAESRSKLEKVLDVIYYIPRIKRINKIDHKEQKYVWKVEIEEGEAIEIVTWSRCVRIMPDGRIFIKDVNGHYYEVRSLSSLDLKSKILLGTMI, from the coding sequence ATGAACGATGAGCTAAAGGCGATAGACCCGAAAACCGTTAAGGTGCTTAAGGCCGGTCTAGATACGGTAGATGTCTCCGTTAACGGTAAGTTGTATTCTAACGTGATCCCGAGAAAGCCTTTCCCCCTGTCTCATCCAGAGATGGTGCTACTTTGCACAGAAGACGAGGGAGAAATCGGCGTTATCGAGGACTACAGGAAACTTAACGCCGAATCTAGAAGCAAGCTTGAAAAGGTTCTCGACGTGATCTACTATATCCCTAGGATAAAGAGGATTAACAAGATAGACCATAAGGAGCAGAAATATGTGTGGAAGGTCGAGATAGAAGAGGGGGAAGCCATAGAGATCGTCACCTGGAGTAGATGTGTCAGAATAATGCCTGATGGAAGGATATTCATCAAAGACGTTAACGGTCATTATTATGAAGTTAGAAGTTTAAGCAGTTTAGACCTCAAAAGTAAGATATTACTCGGTACGATGATTTAA
- a CDS encoding 50S ribosomal protein L23, whose amino-acid sequence MSSEVSKLRETLRLTEILLYPLMTEKAVSLIETQNKLTFIVDLRASKGDIKRAFEKLFEVKVAEVKTLITPDGRKKAYIKLKPEYDASDIAVRLGIL is encoded by the coding sequence ATGAGCAGCGAGGTCTCTAAGCTTAGGGAAACCCTACGTTTGACGGAGATACTCCTATACCCGCTTATGACCGAGAAAGCCGTATCCCTGATAGAGACGCAGAATAAGCTGACGTTCATAGTCGACCTGAGGGCTTCGAAGGGCGATATAAAGAGAGCCTTCGAAAAGCTTTTCGAGGTTAAGGTCGCCGAGGTGAAAACCCTTATAACACCGGATGGCCGTAAGAAGGCGTATATAAAGCTCAAGCCTGAGTACGACGCCTCTGATATAGCGGTTAGGCTCGGGATACTCTAA
- a CDS encoding 50S ribosomal protein L2, whose protein sequence is MGKRTLVQRRGRGSPTFTAPTHRRVAPSRYPPLSVLPRDGSIRGYVMDLVHDPGRGAPLALITLENGVSYYTVACEGLGVGDVVEIGPGASFKIGNVLPLAQIPDGAIVCNIEKNPGDGGKLLRASGSYGVVLSHTAGGVAVKMSSGKTMLLNAMCRATVGVVAGGGRIEKPFLKAGTKLKLMRARGRKYPTVRGVAMAVVYHPHGGGRHQHPGKPTTVSRHAPPGRKVGLIAAKKVGRGARVRKTR, encoded by the coding sequence ATGGGTAAGAGGACTCTGGTTCAGAGACGGGGTAGGGGCTCGCCGACTTTCACGGCGCCGACCCATAGGAGGGTTGCGCCGTCTAGGTATCCGCCTCTATCGGTTTTGCCTAGAGACGGCTCTATAAGGGGCTACGTCATGGACCTGGTTCACGACCCTGGTAGAGGAGCACCGTTAGCTCTGATAACGTTGGAAAACGGGGTAAGCTATTACACGGTTGCGTGCGAGGGCTTAGGCGTGGGAGATGTCGTCGAAATAGGGCCGGGTGCGTCTTTCAAGATCGGGAACGTCCTTCCGTTGGCGCAGATACCTGACGGAGCAATCGTCTGTAATATAGAGAAGAACCCTGGTGACGGCGGTAAGCTTCTAAGGGCCTCAGGTAGCTACGGTGTGGTCTTATCTCATACGGCTGGCGGCGTAGCGGTTAAGATGTCCTCAGGTAAAACGATGCTGTTAAACGCCATGTGTAGAGCTACCGTTGGGGTGGTCGCTGGTGGGGGCAGGATCGAGAAGCCGTTTCTGAAAGCCGGTACTAAGCTTAAGCTGATGAGGGCTAGGGGCCGTAAATACCCGACGGTTAGAGGGGTGGCCATGGCGGTCGTATACCACCCGCATGGCGGCGGTAGACACCAGCACCCAGGTAAGCCGACCACCGTGAGTAGGCATGCTCCTCCTGGACGTAAGGTCGGCCTTATAGCGGCTAAGAAAGTCGGTAGAGGGGCTAGAGTTCGTAAGACAAGGTAG
- the pyrB gene encoding aspartate carbamoyltransferase, translated as MRPFKGRDVISVLDFTREEIDYILDKADSIMSLASENPDMLKGKVMAILFFEPSTRTRVSFETAMKRLGGATVDMSEPRRTSIQKGENLTDTIRVVDNYVDVIVIRHPLEGSARLAAEVARNPVINGGSGAEEHPTQALLDLYTIRKEKGRIDGLKIAFVGDLRYGRTVHSLSMALSNYDVKLYLVSPELLRMRREVVEYTSKRIPVEEVDDLNEIIEEVDVLYVTRIQKERFADVSEYMKVKGSYRITLDHVKRMKEDAIIMHPLPRVDEIDYSVDHTPQAKYFRQVYYGLLVRMSLLALILGAVE; from the coding sequence ATGCGTCCGTTTAAAGGCAGGGATGTCATATCCGTTTTAGACTTCACAAGGGAGGAGATCGACTATATCCTAGACAAGGCGGACTCCATCATGAGTCTCGCCTCCGAAAACCCTGATATGCTCAAGGGCAAGGTTATGGCCATACTATTCTTCGAGCCCAGCACGAGGACTAGGGTCAGCTTCGAGACCGCTATGAAGAGACTTGGAGGAGCGACGGTGGACATGTCAGAGCCTAGGAGAACGTCTATACAGAAGGGTGAGAACCTGACAGATACGATAAGGGTCGTAGATAACTACGTCGATGTTATCGTGATCAGGCATCCTCTCGAGGGGTCGGCTAGGCTGGCGGCCGAGGTAGCTAGAAACCCTGTCATAAACGGAGGGTCAGGTGCCGAGGAGCACCCGACCCAGGCCTTGTTAGACCTATATACGATCAGGAAGGAGAAGGGACGTATAGACGGGTTAAAGATCGCTTTCGTAGGAGACCTGAGGTATGGTAGAACCGTTCACTCCTTAAGCATGGCTCTGTCCAACTACGATGTTAAGCTATACCTGGTTTCACCTGAGCTTCTGAGGATGCGTAGGGAGGTTGTAGAGTACACTTCTAAGCGGATCCCGGTCGAGGAGGTGGACGACCTTAACGAGATAATCGAGGAGGTGGATGTCCTCTACGTGACGAGGATTCAGAAAGAGCGTTTCGCCGACGTATCGGAGTATATGAAGGTTAAAGGAAGTTATAGGATCACGCTTGACCACGTCAAGAGGATGAAGGAGGATGCCATAATTATGCATCCGCTACCTAGGGTCGACGAGATAGACTACTCGGTAGACCATACTCCCCAGGCGAAGTATTTTAGACAAGTCTACTATGGGCTTCTCGTCAGGATGTCTCTCTTAGCCTTGATACTGGGGGCGGTGGAGTGA
- a CDS encoding nicotinamide-nucleotide adenylyltransferase, giving the protein MRGLYIGRFQPFHLGHLQAVKWILERVEELIVGVGSSQYSHTLDNPFTAGERMTMIFKALDWAGVSRERYFVIPIPDIHTHSLWVEHVVSLTPRFEVVFTNEPLTKRLFEEDGRFKVSPIPFFNREVYSATEIRERMLKGFSWEDLVPKPVAEYLKEINAVERIRVIASTDKVVSTQSPSHSRVVARS; this is encoded by the coding sequence CTGAGAGGCTTATACATAGGTCGGTTCCAACCTTTTCACCTCGGCCATCTTCAAGCCGTTAAGTGGATTCTCGAGAGGGTGGAGGAGCTTATCGTAGGCGTCGGGAGTTCTCAATATAGCCACACCTTGGATAACCCGTTCACCGCAGGTGAGAGGATGACGATGATATTCAAAGCCCTGGACTGGGCCGGGGTGAGTAGAGAAAGGTATTTCGTGATACCGATACCGGATATCCATACGCACTCGCTATGGGTTGAGCACGTGGTCTCTCTGACACCGCGTTTCGAGGTTGTCTTCACTAACGAGCCTCTCACGAAGAGGCTCTTCGAGGAGGATGGAAGGTTTAAAGTCTCTCCCATACCATTCTTCAACCGCGAGGTCTACAGCGCCACGGAGATACGTGAGAGAATGCTTAAGGGGTTCAGCTGGGAAGACCTGGTTCCAAAACCCGTGGCAGAGTACCTTAAGGAGATAAACGCCGTGGAGCGTATCAGGGTGATAGCGTCTACAGATAAGGTCGTATCTACCCAGTCCCCCTCCCATAGCCGTGTAGTAGCCCGCTCCTAA
- a CDS encoding S9 family peptidase, giving the protein MSLVEKIKLVEEIVRAPHYNVAGYTYGKLVYTTTEEGVACLWSLDTSSGLKTKLADNVYMVGNIVPKSPLAVFTKDVSRGREQQRAYLVDVRNGKLKEIEEVEPRRITEVCFDGETVALSTASEEVVELWIARPDGSAEKVYQTRNILFASSIYHDKIVGTGVLKGDPKTYEIFIYDLDSGEFKIYTPKEGATNRSPKLFQEKMLFTTTAFGGEKLLIYDLDEKRLEEPKYTYRDYEKFDFTEYVLFDWFGDGQIWFIGKRDGRTKAFVDGRLIPLPEGFIHMLTVAEDKVYASHSSLTEPRKVYMIDLTTGEVKTVLSAELSSRVKAHLGRAYLSKYKSFDGLEITAYILESADTSKPGPCIVYVHGGPWAEVADRWDPFIASLAACGYHVVAPNFRGSTGYGEEFRRMDIGDPGGGDLMDVVYAAEWARNNRLASKVAILGYSYGGFMTFLATVKRPDVWDAGVAGAGITDWEEMYELGDALFKRFVEVLFGEKRELWRERSAAYFAENLKAPLCIVHPQNDTRTPLKPVLKYAAKLLELGKTFELHVLPEVGHAMTRTDDVFKISFPAILFLEKYIST; this is encoded by the coding sequence ATGAGTCTGGTCGAGAAGATCAAGCTAGTCGAGGAGATCGTCAGGGCTCCCCATTACAACGTGGCCGGCTACACCTACGGCAAACTCGTCTACACGACCACAGAGGAAGGTGTAGCATGCCTATGGTCGCTCGACACATCTTCCGGCTTAAAAACCAAGCTCGCTGACAACGTGTACATGGTCGGGAACATCGTTCCTAAGTCTCCCTTAGCGGTCTTTACGAAGGACGTCAGCAGAGGACGTGAGCAACAGAGAGCTTACTTGGTAGATGTGAGAAATGGGAAACTTAAGGAGATCGAAGAGGTCGAGCCGCGTAGGATCACGGAGGTATGCTTCGACGGAGAGACCGTTGCACTGAGCACGGCTAGTGAGGAGGTTGTTGAGCTATGGATAGCGAGGCCCGATGGATCAGCCGAGAAGGTTTACCAGACGAGGAACATACTGTTCGCCTCTAGCATATACCATGATAAGATAGTGGGTACAGGTGTCCTTAAGGGAGATCCTAAAACGTATGAGATATTCATCTACGACCTCGACAGCGGAGAATTCAAGATATACACGCCTAAAGAGGGGGCGACCAATAGGTCTCCGAAACTGTTCCAAGAGAAGATGCTGTTTACAACCACGGCCTTCGGCGGGGAGAAGCTTCTGATATACGACTTAGATGAGAAGCGGCTTGAGGAGCCCAAATACACCTACAGGGATTACGAGAAATTCGATTTCACAGAGTATGTTTTATTCGACTGGTTCGGAGACGGCCAGATATGGTTCATAGGCAAACGTGATGGAAGAACCAAGGCATTCGTCGACGGCAGGCTCATACCTCTACCTGAGGGATTCATCCACATGCTGACCGTAGCGGAGGATAAGGTGTATGCAAGCCATTCTTCGCTAACCGAGCCGCGTAAGGTCTACATGATAGACCTTACCACAGGCGAAGTTAAGACGGTCTTAAGTGCAGAGTTATCAAGCCGGGTTAAAGCTCATCTCGGCAGAGCCTATCTATCGAAATACAAGTCGTTTGATGGGCTTGAGATCACAGCTTACATCCTAGAAAGCGCCGACACTTCTAAACCCGGTCCTTGCATAGTGTACGTCCACGGAGGACCATGGGCGGAGGTAGCCGATAGATGGGATCCATTCATAGCCTCTCTCGCCGCCTGCGGTTACCACGTGGTAGCGCCCAACTTTAGGGGGTCGACAGGGTATGGTGAAGAGTTTAGGAGGATGGACATAGGGGACCCTGGTGGCGGAGACCTTATGGACGTCGTCTACGCGGCGGAGTGGGCTAGAAACAACAGGTTAGCGTCTAAAGTCGCGATATTGGGCTACAGCTATGGAGGGTTTATGACGTTCCTCGCCACAGTTAAGCGACCGGATGTTTGGGATGCGGGAGTGGCAGGGGCAGGCATCACAGACTGGGAGGAAATGTACGAACTCGGAGACGCTCTCTTTAAACGGTTTGTAGAGGTACTCTTCGGTGAAAAGAGGGAGCTGTGGAGAGAACGTTCTGCGGCTTACTTCGCCGAGAACCTTAAGGCTCCGTTGTGTATAGTGCATCCTCAGAACGACACGAGAACTCCTTTAAAACCCGTGCTTAAATACGCCGCGAAGCTGCTTGAATTAGGTAAGACTTTTGAGCTGCATGTACTACCAGAGGTTGGACACGCTATGACAAGGACCGACGACGTGTTCAAGATCTCATTCCCGGCCATCCTGTTCCTCGAAAAATACATCTCAACTTAG
- a CDS encoding ABC transporter ATP-binding protein: MPLIVVSLILSMVLRIFDLTPPYLIKILVDEVLTPRAHIEKLYWILTALLALFIGQIIFNVIKGYVNTKLNLLISRIMRSAIFKKLQRTSLFYHDKFGSGGLFTRIFDDARQIQDFIVRSLQSAAINAGAVVFVGAMLVSLSLKLTIISILPLFITFIMAIFYSMRAPLYYFRVWRKWSNLVSTVSDALNAVLLLKSYRKEREYEEKFMKEHIGFEESQIASFKIEQTFWPPVWLVFMGCNLSIWFLGGLDVLNGVLSLGSLIAFTTYMWEFYGPIFGLIESFASFQRVKVSIERVFELLDLEEEKSGTYRAPIRGDIVFDNVWFTYDGIHYVLKNVSLDIKSGERVGIVGPSGAGKTTMAKLMLRLYEPQFGKIAVDGVDLKEYDLESLRRQVAMVMQDTPLFDISIAENITIAKPEVSPLEVMRVAKLAAAHDFIMKLPEAYDTEVGRRGAKLSGGEKARIALAAALLKDPRILILDEPTAMLDALTEDKVIEALERVTKYRTTLIIAHRLSTLKFTDRIVVLDDGRVIETGAHKELLKKGGLYAELWNSQLKGLARRQVVLYER; the protein is encoded by the coding sequence TTGCCTCTAATCGTAGTTAGCTTAATCCTATCCATGGTGCTTAGAATTTTCGACCTAACCCCTCCATATCTTATAAAGATTCTCGTGGATGAAGTCTTAACACCAAGAGCTCATATAGAGAAACTTTACTGGATATTAACTGCTCTTCTAGCTTTATTCATAGGACAGATAATATTTAACGTGATTAAGGGTTACGTAAACACTAAACTCAATTTACTGATCTCTAGGATAATGAGGTCAGCAATATTCAAAAAGCTGCAGAGGACGAGTCTTTTCTACCACGATAAGTTCGGTAGCGGGGGGCTCTTCACGAGAATATTTGACGATGCGAGGCAGATACAAGACTTTATCGTAAGATCCTTACAAAGCGCCGCTATAAACGCTGGCGCAGTAGTATTTGTGGGAGCTATGCTAGTGAGTTTAAGCCTCAAGTTAACGATAATATCTATTTTACCTCTCTTCATAACTTTCATAATGGCGATTTTCTACAGTATGCGTGCACCACTCTACTATTTCAGGGTCTGGAGGAAGTGGTCTAACCTGGTCTCGACCGTGTCCGATGCCCTCAACGCGGTTCTTCTCTTGAAGTCCTATAGAAAGGAGAGGGAATACGAGGAAAAGTTCATGAAGGAGCATATAGGATTCGAAGAGTCCCAGATCGCATCTTTCAAGATCGAGCAGACCTTTTGGCCACCGGTCTGGCTGGTCTTCATGGGCTGCAACCTATCCATCTGGTTCCTGGGAGGGCTTGATGTCCTCAACGGAGTACTTTCTTTAGGCTCTCTCATAGCTTTCACGACCTACATGTGGGAGTTCTATGGTCCGATTTTCGGGCTCATAGAAAGCTTCGCCAGCTTTCAGCGGGTTAAAGTGAGTATCGAAAGGGTATTCGAGCTGTTAGACCTTGAGGAGGAGAAAAGCGGTACGTACCGTGCCCCTATAAGAGGGGACATCGTGTTCGATAACGTTTGGTTCACATACGACGGGATACACTATGTGCTCAAGAACGTCTCCCTCGACATAAAAAGCGGTGAACGGGTAGGCATCGTAGGACCCAGCGGGGCCGGTAAGACCACCATGGCTAAACTCATGTTGAGGCTGTACGAACCCCAGTTTGGGAAGATAGCGGTAGATGGTGTAGACCTAAAAGAGTATGATCTAGAGTCTCTTAGGAGGCAGGTGGCTATGGTCATGCAGGATACGCCTCTGTTCGACATATCGATAGCCGAAAACATCACGATAGCTAAACCCGAGGTAAGCCCTCTTGAGGTGATGAGGGTTGCCAAACTGGCGGCGGCGCACGATTTCATCATGAAGCTCCCTGAAGCCTACGACACAGAGGTAGGACGTAGAGGCGCTAAACTGTCAGGGGGTGAAAAGGCTAGAATAGCGCTCGCCGCGGCGTTGCTGAAAGACCCCCGGATACTCATACTCGACGAGCCCACCGCTATGCTCGACGCTTTAACCGAGGATAAGGTGATCGAGGCGCTCGAGAGGGTAACCAAATACAGGACGACGCTGATAATCGCTCATAGACTTTCGACGCTGAAGTTCACCGATAGGATCGTGGTGCTGGACGACGGGAGGGTTATCGAGACAGGAGCCCATAAGGAGCTTCTTAAGAAGGGGGGTCTATACGCGGAGCTGTGGAACTCTCAGCTTAAGGGCTTAGCTAGGCGGCAGGTGGTTCTCTATGAACGATGA
- a CDS encoding aspartate carbamoyltransferase regulatory subunit → MAERELRVSKIRDGTVIDHITAGYALAVLKIIGLTGREGHVISVIMNVPSKKLGKKDIVKVENKELKEEEVHKIALIAPRATINIVRNYQVVEKNRVKLPEIIRNVIKCANPSCITNSGEPVQPLFRVESMEPLRLRCHYCNRVMTRDDVIKQF, encoded by the coding sequence ATGGCTGAGAGAGAGCTTAGGGTTAGCAAGATCAGGGATGGAACCGTGATCGACCATATAACTGCCGGATATGCGTTAGCCGTTTTGAAGATCATAGGCCTAACCGGTCGAGAGGGCCACGTCATAAGCGTGATCATGAACGTGCCAAGCAAGAAGCTCGGCAAGAAAGACATCGTTAAAGTCGAGAATAAGGAGCTTAAAGAGGAGGAGGTTCATAAGATCGCTTTGATAGCTCCTAGGGCTACGATAAACATCGTGCGAAACTACCAGGTGGTCGAAAAGAATAGGGTTAAGCTTCCAGAGATCATCCGAAACGTCATCAAATGTGCGAATCCTTCATGCATCACCAACAGCGGAGAGCCAGTTCAACCGCTTTTCCGAGTGGAAAGTATGGAGCCTCTGAGGCTTAGATGCCACTACTGCAACCGGGTGATGACGAGAGACGACGTCATAAAGCAGTTTTAG
- a CDS encoding 30S ribosomal protein S19 — translation MPREFRYRGYTLEELRKMPIDHFISLLPSNARRSLLRGLSKEQSVLLEKVRKAIKTGSKKLIKTHCRDMVILPEMVGLTIGVYNGKTFTPVKITPEMIGHRLGEFAYTNKRVIHGSPGIGASRSSMYVPLK, via the coding sequence ATGCCTAGGGAATTCAGATACAGGGGTTATACTCTCGAAGAGTTGAGGAAGATGCCTATAGACCACTTTATCAGCCTGTTGCCTTCCAACGCTAGACGTAGCCTCTTGAGGGGTTTATCTAAGGAGCAGAGCGTGCTACTCGAAAAGGTTAGGAAGGCGATAAAAACAGGGTCGAAGAAGCTGATCAAGACCCACTGCAGGGATATGGTGATACTACCTGAGATGGTGGGTTTAACCATAGGGGTCTACAACGGTAAAACGTTCACGCCGGTTAAGATAACGCCTGAGATGATCGGTCATAGGCTTGGAGAGTTCGCATACACGAACAAGAGGGTCATCCACGGGAGCCCAGGCATAGGCGCGTCTAGGTCCAGCATGTACGTACCCCTCAAGTAG
- a CDS encoding macro domain-containing protein: MAEVRVKGVKIEVRLGSLLDLEVDAIVNPANSMLRMGGGVAGVIKRVGGEVIEREAVKHAPLPVGKAIATTAGRLKARYVIHSPTMETPGPTTREKVYKATYAALKLADEMGLRSIAFPGMGTGVGGLKPIEASEAMFKALVELLERGLRVERVVFVDLNERVVEAFREKLEELRGELRE, encoded by the coding sequence ATGGCTGAGGTTCGTGTTAAAGGGGTTAAAATCGAGGTTAGACTTGGAAGCTTGCTAGACCTCGAGGTCGACGCGATAGTTAACCCGGCTAACAGCATGCTACGTATGGGCGGAGGAGTTGCGGGTGTGATCAAACGGGTAGGTGGAGAAGTTATCGAGAGAGAAGCCGTTAAACACGCCCCTCTACCCGTGGGTAAGGCTATAGCCACGACTGCGGGTAGGCTTAAAGCGAGATACGTCATCCACAGCCCCACCATGGAGACCCCAGGCCCGACCACCCGCGAGAAGGTTTACAAAGCCACCTATGCGGCTTTGAAACTCGCCGACGAGATGGGGCTTAGGAGTATAGCGTTTCCGGGGATGGGTACAGGGGTCGGAGGTCTTAAACCGATTGAAGCCTCCGAAGCCATGTTTAAGGCCTTAGTCGAACTGCTCGAAAGGGGCTTGAGGGTTGAACGTGTGGTGTTCGTGGATTTAAACGAAAGAGTCGTAGAGGCTTTCAGGGAAAAACTAGAGGAGCTTAGAGGGGAGTTACGGGAGTAG